The genomic interval GATGGCCGCGATCTCCTCGGGCAGGCGGGCGAGGTCGGCCCGGGCCAATGCAACGAGCTCGGGATCCGCCTCCTGGGCGAGCTCCCGAGCGTCTACCAGCTCGCGTTCCAGCCGCTCCAGCCGCTGGGCCAGGCGGAGGATGGGCGCGAGCCGCGCGTGCTCCCGCCCGAGGGCCTGCAATTGCGCCGGATCTCGGGCGACCGCCGGATCGGCGAGGAGCCGCTCGACCTCCGCCGCCCGCTGCAGTGCCTGGCGGAGTCGAGCCTCCACGGCTTACGCCTTAGGTGCGGCGGCCGGCTCGGTCTGATATCTCCGGCGAAACCGATCCACCCGTCCAGCGGTGTCCACCAGCCGCTGCTTGCCGGTGAAGTAGGGATGGCACTGGGCGCAGACCTCCACGTGGATGGATGCGGCGGTCGACCGGGTCTCGAACGAATTGCCGCAGGCACACACAGCGGTGACCTTGCGGTAGTTGGGATGCAGATCGGCTTTCACGATGAAACTCCGCGGTTGGCGCTAAGCCGTGAAGTATAACCGCTTTGCGGGGCCGGATGCAAGGAGAACGCTCCGGCGCCAATTGACTTCGTAACAAGCTGCAAGTATAGTACTCGCAACTACTTCCGCCATTCGGAGGCGCCTCGTGCCCCTGTCCCCCCTAGAAGTCTTGCGAAAGGTTCCCCTCTTTGCCGGGCTCGCCGAGGCCGATCTGGCTGCCTTCGCCGAGCTCACTCGCGAGCGCAGCTACCCCAAGGGTAGCGTGATTGTCTTCGAGGACGACCCGGGAGACGCCCTGTACCTGGTAGCCGCCGGGCAGGTCAAGGTCGTGCTGATCGCGGAGGACGGCCGGGAGGTCATTCTCTCCGTCCTGGGCGAAGGGAGCTTCTTCGGCGAGATGGCGGTCATCGACGAGGAGCCACGCTCCGCCCACGTCATCGCGATGGAGGATTCCGGCCTGCTGGTGCTTCGCCGGGAGGACTTTCACGCCCGTCTCAGGAGCTCGCCCGAAGTGGCGATTTCGCTGCTCCGGGAGATCTCCCGCCGCCTCCGGCGGGCAGACGAGAAGATCGGCAGCCTGGTGCTGCTCGACGTCAACGGCCGGGTGGCGCACCTCCTCCTCCGAATGGCCGACGACGAGGGAAACGACAGGATCACCCGCAAGCTCACCCACCATACCATCGCGCAGATGATCGGCTCCAGCCGAGAGACCGTTTCGCGGACCATGCGCAATCTGGTCGAGCGGGGAATCATCCAGGTCACCCGCAAAGACATCACCCTCAAGGACCGGCGCTCCCTCATGCTGGCGGCGCGGCGCGGCGCGTGAGAGCGGTCACTCGAACCGGGTGACCGCGACCGCTGCTCGATACCTGTGACGGGAAGAGGTTCGGGCATGTTGCTTCACGCAAGCAATCCGAAGCCGTGTCCTACAGCTTGAGGTTCTGGGGGACACGTGGCTCCATTCCGACTCCTGGTCCCCAGACCGCGCGCTACGGGGGGAACACCCCGTGCGTCAGCATTCTGGGCGAGGGTCGGCTGCTGATCCTGGACGCGGGGAGTGGCTTGCGTCCCTTGGGGCACGAGCTGATGAGCCCGCACGCTCCTCCCCTCTCGGCCGACATTCTCCTCTCCCACACCCATTGGGATCACATCCAAGGTCTGCCGTTCTTCAAGCCACTGAGCGCCCGGGGCAACGCCTTCTGCGTCTACGGCGCCCGCCAGGAGGGCGTTCCCCTGCAGGAGATCCTGCGGCGTCAGATGGATCCGATGGTTTTCCCGGTTCCCCTCGAGGCGCTGGCGGCCACCATCCGGGTGAGCGACATCGAGGAGGGCGAGCTGGCGCTGGACGGCTTCCAGGTACGCGCCTTCCGCATGCGGCACCCGGGTACCACCTTCGGCTACAGGCTGGCGCCGGTTGGCGGCGGACGGGAGATCGCCTATCTCACCGACAACGAGCTCGGGACCGGTGGCACCTATCCCGTCGCGGCGGACTGGCGCGCCCGCCTGGTCGAGTTTCTGGCCGGCACCGACACCCTGATCCACGATGCGATGTACGCCGACCGCTTCATCCGCGCACGGGCAGGGTGGGGGCACTCGACGCCCCGGCAGGCGGTGGATCTGGCGGTCGAGGCCGGGTGCGCCCGGCTGATCCTGTTTCATCATGAGCCGGAGCACGACGATGATGCTATCGACCGGCTCCTGGCGGACACCCGCTCCTACGCCCGTGGCATCGCCCCGCTCCTGGCGATCGACGCGGCAGCCGAAGGGATGACGATCTCGCTCTGAGAGGAGGACGTATGGGGCGGCTTGGCTGGGCCTGGGGCTTCGCTGGCGCGGTGCTGGTGTCACCGCTGCAGGCGCAAGGCGGTCGGACCGTCCTGGCGGTGCTGCCCTTCGAGAACGCGGGATCCTACGGCGAGGACGAGGAGGTCTCCGAGGGCCTACGGTTGGGGATTCCGGCGATGCTCTCGAGCGCGTTGGCCGACCGTGCCGGCGTCCGGGTGGCGGAGCCGAGCCGAGTGGCGCAGGCGTTGGAGGCGCGGCACCTCCGCTCCGGCGGCCGACTCGATGCCGCCACCGCGGGACAGGTGGGCAAGGCGACCGGTGCCCGGTACAGCGTGACCGGAAGCTTCGCCGACTTCTACGGCAAGTTCCGGATCAACGCGCGGGTGGTCGACACGGAGACCGGCGGGATCGTCAAAGTGGTCTCCAACGACGAAGCGAGCCTGCAGGATCGGGCCCGTCTCGGGCTCATCATCCAGGCGGTGAGCGAGAAGATCGCCGCCGCCGTGGGGCTGCCACCCTTACCCTCTGACGCCGCCTCCAGCCGGGCCGGCGCGCTCCCGACCGAGGCGCTCACCCAGTACAGCCGCGGGCTGCTGTACGAGAGCCGGGGCGACAAGGACAAAGCGGCCGATGCCTACCAGCACGCCCTGAGCGCCTACCCGGAATACCCGGAAGCGCGCGACGCCCTTCGTCGCATGGGACCCATCAGCCGCTAACGAAACGACCGGAGCGCCGCCACTACGCCCAGGTGGGCCGGGAGCGCCAGAGCGATCACCGATCCGTTCACCTGGTGGAACCCGGGCAGCAGCTTGGCCGCGAGCCCGAGGCCGGAAACACCGGCCACCATGGCGGCAACCGCGAAGGCGCTCCGCCCCCGTCCCGACGTTCCCCGGACCGCGCCGAACAGAAACGGCAGCAGCAGCAGCGCGAGCGGGGACATCTGCAACAGGTTCTCGTTCCGATACGCCATGACGTGATCGGTCAGGCCCCAGAGACCCGCCAGCACCAATCCCGCGAGACCCACCAGCAGGGCCCAGCCCGCCACCACGAAGAGAAACCCGGCACGCGCGACGACGTTGCGGCGCGCGCCGCGGGAGAGCACCCACGCCAGCCCGCCGATGGTCGAGCCGACCAGGAGGTACGCCGGCAGCCAGTCGGGCGGCGCGTCGGGTGGGGGCGAGCCGGTCGAGCGGAAGATGGTGCGCTCGGATTTCACAAGCGGTCTGGGCCGGCCATCGGGCCCGGAGATGGTTACCCGCCGGAGGTGCTCGCGCAGCTTGAGGGGCAGGAACATCTCCTCCCATGCGCTCAGCGGCCGATCGACGCCCGGGCCGAGCGCGAGGAGGAGACCGGTGTAGATCAGAGGATCGTTCGCGGTGAGCCGCTGAGTGTGGAACCGGTAGCTCGCGGCCACCGGCACGGCGGCCGTGGCCCGTCGCACCGCGCCGCCGACGACACGGTCGATGACGTCCCGCACCCGGGTGGAGCAGTTGTCGCGGTAGTAGTCGTAGTGGTAGAACCGGTTCTCCGGCCGCGCGTTCCAGGCGAGAAACTCCTGCAGCTGGAGCCGAGCCCGGGGCGGGAGATCGAGCTCCTGGACCCAGACCGACCGATTGTTCCGCTTGTACTCCTCCAGATACTGGTCAGCCGGGAATCCGGCCATCCAGTACCACATCTGTCCCCGGACGAAGCGGAGCACGAAATTGTGCTGGCGAAAGTCGAACAGGCCGTAGTTGTAGGTGAGATCGGTTCCCTGCACCGGATCGTGGACCCAGATCGCGTTGTGGCCGAACCGCTCCCACACCATTGCCCCGGGGCCCATGGTCATGACGTACACTGTGAGCGCGGCGCCAGGCTCCGCCGGGCTCGGCGCGGTCTGGCCCGCGGCCACGACGGGCGTCCCACCCCAGGCGCACGCGACCCAGAGACCCAGGCGTCCGACCGTTCGGCAGGCGCCGCTCACAGCTGGACGTCGCGGCCGTCGTCCGTCGAGCGATAGATCGCATCGAGGATCTTGTGCAGCACCAGGTGCTCGCTGAGGCTTGGCGCCTTGGCCTCACCGGCGATGGCGGCCTCGAAATGGGCCCACTCTGCCCGATAGGACGCGGTGAAGGCATTCTCCCGGCTGCCCGACGAGGTGGGCGACACATCCGCGGGCAGCCCGTGGAGCTCCTTCCACACGGTCAGCGGGTTGATCGCGGCGGTCCCCTTGCTGCCACGGAGACCTACCCCGAAACGCTCGCCCTCGCCCAGGTGGTGCCAGGTGACGTCGACGAAGAGGGAGATGCCGCCTTCGCACACCACGAAGGCACTGCCCGACTGCTCCACCGCTCGTCCGGAGCCGGTGGTGTCGAGGCAGGCGCTCACCCGGGCGGGCGTTGGGTTGCCCCCCAGCCACAAGCCCAGGTCGAGGATCGAGAGTCCCAGGTCGAGCATCGCGCCGCCACCGGCCTGGTCGCGCCGCTGGCGCCAGCCAAGCTGTGACCGTCCGGGCCGGAAGACGTGCCAGCTCCCGCGCACGCTCTCAATGGTCCCCAGTTCGCCGCTCTGCACGAAGCTGCGGACGATCTGGACGTCGGGTCGATAGCGGTGATTCATCCCCACCATCACCACTCGATCGCGCTTTTCCGCGGCGCGCACGATCCGCTGCACGCTGGCCGCAGTCATCGCCAGCGGCTTCTCCACCAGCACGTGGAGGTTCGCCGAGAGGGCGGCCAGGATATGCGATTCGTGGAGATGGTTCGGGGAGCAGATCACCACGGCGTCGAGCGACTCGAACCGCAGCAGCTCCTCGATGTCGTCGAACGCATCCTTCACCCCGAAGCGGGTGGCCAGGGCGCGCGCCTTCGGCAGATCGGTGTCGCAGATCGCCTGCACCTCGATGGTCTTGAGCTTCTTGAGCACCGGCAGATGGGCCACCTGGGTGATGGCCCCGCCGCCGATGATGCCCAGTCGGAGCCGTTCGCTGACCGGCCGGCTGACGCTCATGCCACTCTCCCTCTAGTAAAGGCGCTCGAGCACGGTGCCCGGATAGTATGCCGCGAGGATCTGCTGATGACTCTGCCCGACGCGGGCGCGCCCGACGGCCCCCCATTGGCAGAACCCCACCCCGTGGCCGGCACCCGCGCCGTCGGCCACCAGCCGGGTGACTCGCGCTCCCCCGCGCGTCGCGGTGAGGGTAAAGACGCTGCTCCGCAGGATGTCCCCCGTGGTCGAGCGGAGCACCTGGCGCACATTCGGGCCGTCCACCTGGACCTCGGAGCGGCGCAAGCCGATCGCCAGCTGGCCGACCCGGCCGGATGGAGTCCGATAGGCCACCCGCACGTCGGATACCTCCTCCGCGTCGCGGCTGGAGACCCCGACCGTCGGAAGCGTCCGCCGCAGGACGGCGCGCAGCTCGTCGCCGCCCCAGGTCTCCTTCCAGCGAAACCGGGGCGAGATGCTGCAGTAGACGGCGCCATCATCTGCGACGTCCGGAACGGAGCGCAGGTAGGGCCGATCCGCGCCCCGGAACACCTCGGTGCCGTCTGCCGTTCGACCGCCACAGGTGGAATAAAAGAAGGCGTCGATCGGCTGGCCCCCGTAGGTCAGGATTCGACCGCGGGTGGCCATCACGGCGTCGGTACCCTCCGGCGTCTCCCGCTCCGCGCCCCCGTAGACCTGATCGGCCACCGTGGCGTACAGGTCGAATCCCTGTACATCCCACCGGCGGAGGTGCCGGAGCGCGTACGTGCGGGAGACCACCGCCTGGGCCCGGAGCGCCTCCAGCTCGGCGGGAGCGCGCCGGCCCATCTCGGTCGACACCACACCGAGGAGATAGGTCTCCATCGGAAGCCGGTTGACGACCGTGAGGCCGGTCCGGTCTCGAAGGATCTCGATCATGCCGCGGTAGGGGCGGCCGTTCACCCGAACGAGCGCGCCGCTGTCGCTGCCCGTCACATCGATGATCTCCCCGCCGGTCGAGCCGCCTCCCGGCGCCCGCACCGCGACGCCGCTGCCAGCGGTCACCGCCTGCCAGCTCTCTCCGGGCGACACGGCCGCGAGGCGAGCGCCGGACGGGTCGGTGACCGAGAGGCCCGCGTCGCCACTGATCACGGCCGACACCGCGCCGACCATCAGGCCGATGCGGACCAGCGGCTCGGCTGTCCCCGGCGCTCCGGGCGCCGGCTGCTCCGGGGCGACCGGGGTCGGCGAGGGCCCCGGCGCGCAACTCCCCATGGGGAGGGCCGCGCCCGCCGTCACCAGAAACGCGGCACCCCAACGCCGCAGTTGAACAGCGGCGGCGTCAGCCGCGATAGTTGCCAAACTTGAGCTCGATCCCGAAGTCCTGGGCCTTGAGCGCGCCGATCACCGCCTGCAGCTCGTCGCGCGAAGGGCTGGTCACCCGGATCTCGTCGCCCTGGATGCTCGCCTGGGTCTTCTTGAAGCCGCCGTCCTTCACCGCCTTCACGATCTTCTTGGCGACGTCCTGGGGAATGCCCTGGGTGAGGCTCACCGTGCGGCGGACCGACTGCCCCGTCCCCTGCACGATATCGCCGACCTTGAGATTCTTGACCGGAACTCCCCGCTTGATCATGCGCGACTGCAGCACGTCCACCAGCGCGTCCATCCGGAATTCGTCGTCGGCCGCGAGCCGGATCTCCGCCTTGTCCCGGTCGAACTCGATGGTGCAGTGGGTGCCCTTGAAATCGTAGCGCTGCGCGATCTCCTTCAACGCCTGGTTGACCGCGTTGTCGACCTCCTGCAGGTCGGCACCGGTGGACACGTCGAATGAGGAATTGCTGGCCATAGCGGGAACGGCGCGGTCGGTGAGAGGACGGATGATGCCGGACGGACGCGGGAAGGATTACCCCGTCGGTAGGGCCCAAGCAAGCGCTTCGCTTGACAGCCGGCCGGGCCCCCGGTACTCTACCCGGTAGTCTACCAACGGCGGTTGATTTAGGGCCACTTGCTCCCGCCGGCCCCGGACGTTCAGGGCAAACCAAAGAGCTAAAGCGCCGGATGTACGCCCTCCGCGCTGATCTGGCCGGGGGGCGTTGCGTTTCACGCGGTTGCCTATCGCCCCGAGTGCTGGCTTCGCCAACCCTGGACCCGACATGCTGCCTCAGTTGCGCGGGTGCTGTCGAATGTTCGCCTGTCGCCCCTGTCCGGGGTGGACGGTGCCGTCCGGGTACACGCGGGAGGGAAACGGAGTGTAGCAGTCCCTCAGGCGACGATCCCAGGCCCGGACCACCGCTCGAGTGGTCCGGGCCTTTTCGCTGACCTATTTCCCCAGGAGTGAGGCATGCCGTACCGTCCCGATACGCTGGCGATCCACGCGGGCCAGGCCCCCGACCCGGCCACCAACGCCCGCGCGGTGCCGATCTACGCCACCACCAGCTACGTGTTCAACGACGCCCAGCACGCCGCCGACCTGTTCGGCCTGCGGGTCTTCGGCAACATCTACACCCGGATCATGAATCCCACGAGCGACGTGCTGGAGAAGCGCATCGCGGAGATGGAGGGCGGCGTGGCGGGGTTGGCGGTGGCCAGCGGCCAGGCGGCGGAGACGCTCACCGTGCTCAACCTGGCGCGCGCCGGGGACAATCTCATCTCCTCCCAGACGCTGTACGGTGGCACCTACAATCTCTTCACCTACACGCTGCCGAAATGGGGCATCACCACCCGATTCGTCGACATTCACAATCTCGATCAGGTGCGCTCGGCCATCGATGACGGGACTCGGCTGATCTTCGTGGAGACGATCGGCAACCCCCGGCTCGATGTCCCCGACTTCGAGGCGCTGGCGGATATCGCACATGCCGCGGGGGTGCCGCTGGTGGTGGACAACACCTTCGGCGCCGCCACCCTCTCGCGGCCCATCGAGCACGGGGCCGACATCGTGCTGCATTCCGCCACCAAGTGGATCGGCGGGCACGGGACCGCGATCGGC from Gemmatimonadales bacterium carries:
- the rpmE gene encoding 50S ribosomal protein L31, with the protein product MKADLHPNYRKVTAVCACGNSFETRSTAASIHVEVCAQCHPYFTGKQRLVDTAGRVDRFRRRYQTEPAAAPKA
- a CDS encoding Crp/Fnr family transcriptional regulator; this encodes MRKVPLFAGLAEADLAAFAELTRERSYPKGSVIVFEDDPGDALYLVAAGQVKVVLIAEDGREVILSVLGEGSFFGEMAVIDEEPRSAHVIAMEDSGLLVLRREDFHARLRSSPEVAISLLREISRRLRRADEKIGSLVLLDVNGRVAHLLLRMADDEGNDRITRKLTHHTIAQMIGSSRETVSRTMRNLVERGIIQVTRKDITLKDRRSLMLAARRGA
- a CDS encoding MBL fold metallo-hydrolase; its protein translation is MSYSLRFWGTRGSIPTPGPQTARYGGNTPCVSILGEGRLLILDAGSGLRPLGHELMSPHAPPLSADILLSHTHWDHIQGLPFFKPLSARGNAFCVYGARQEGVPLQEILRRQMDPMVFPVPLEALAATIRVSDIEEGELALDGFQVRAFRMRHPGTTFGYRLAPVGGGREIAYLTDNELGTGGTYPVAADWRARLVEFLAGTDTLIHDAMYADRFIRARAGWGHSTPRQAVDLAVEAGCARLILFHHEPEHDDDAIDRLLADTRSYARGIAPLLAIDAAAEGMTISL
- a CDS encoding CsgG/HfaB family protein, which produces MGRLGWAWGFAGAVLVSPLQAQGGRTVLAVLPFENAGSYGEDEEVSEGLRLGIPAMLSSALADRAGVRVAEPSRVAQALEARHLRSGGRLDAATAGQVGKATGARYSVTGSFADFYGKFRINARVVDTETGGIVKVVSNDEASLQDRARLGLIIQAVSEKIAAAVGLPPLPSDAASSRAGALPTEALTQYSRGLLYESRGDKDKAADAYQHALSAYPEYPEARDALRRMGPISR
- a CDS encoding DUF4105 domain-containing protein; translated protein: MSGACRTVGRLGLWVACAWGGTPVVAAGQTAPSPAEPGAALTVYVMTMGPGAMVWERFGHNAIWVHDPVQGTDLTYNYGLFDFRQHNFVLRFVRGQMWYWMAGFPADQYLEEYKRNNRSVWVQELDLPPRARLQLQEFLAWNARPENRFYHYDYYRDNCSTRVRDVIDRVVGGAVRRATAAVPVAASYRFHTQRLTANDPLIYTGLLLALGPGVDRPLSAWEEMFLPLKLREHLRRVTISGPDGRPRPLVKSERTIFRSTGSPPPDAPPDWLPAYLLVGSTIGGLAWVLSRGARRNVVARAGFLFVVAGWALLVGLAGLVLAGLWGLTDHVMAYRNENLLQMSPLALLLLPFLFGAVRGTSGRGRSAFAVAAMVAGVSGLGLAAKLLPGFHQVNGSVIALALPAHLGVVAALRSFR
- a CDS encoding Gfo/Idh/MocA family oxidoreductase, with protein sequence MSVSRPVSERLRLGIIGGGAITQVAHLPVLKKLKTIEVQAICDTDLPKARALATRFGVKDAFDDIEELLRFESLDAVVICSPNHLHESHILAALSANLHVLVEKPLAMTAASVQRIVRAAEKRDRVVMVGMNHRYRPDVQIVRSFVQSGELGTIESVRGSWHVFRPGRSQLGWRQRRDQAGGGAMLDLGLSILDLGLWLGGNPTPARVSACLDTTGSGRAVEQSGSAFVVCEGGISLFVDVTWHHLGEGERFGVGLRGSKGTAAINPLTVWKELHGLPADVSPTSSGSRENAFTASYRAEWAHFEAAIAGEAKAPSLSEHLVLHKILDAIYRSTDDGRDVQL
- a CDS encoding SpoIID/LytB domain-containing protein — encoded protein: MATIAADAAAVQLRRWGAAFLVTAGAALPMGSCAPGPSPTPVAPEQPAPGAPGTAEPLVRIGLMVGAVSAVISGDAGLSVTDPSGARLAAVSPGESWQAVTAGSGVAVRAPGGGSTGGEIIDVTGSDSGALVRVNGRPYRGMIEILRDRTGLTVVNRLPMETYLLGVVSTEMGRRAPAELEALRAQAVVSRTYALRHLRRWDVQGFDLYATVADQVYGGAERETPEGTDAVMATRGRILTYGGQPIDAFFYSTCGGRTADGTEVFRGADRPYLRSVPDVADDGAVYCSISPRFRWKETWGGDELRAVLRRTLPTVGVSSRDAEEVSDVRVAYRTPSGRVGQLAIGLRRSEVQVDGPNVRQVLRSTTGDILRSSVFTLTATRGGARVTRLVADGAGAGHGVGFCQWGAVGRARVGQSHQQILAAYYPGTVLERLY
- a CDS encoding YajQ family cyclic di-GMP-binding protein; the protein is MASNSSFDVSTGADLQEVDNAVNQALKEIAQRYDFKGTHCTIEFDRDKAEIRLAADDEFRMDALVDVLQSRMIKRGVPVKNLKVGDIVQGTGQSVRRTVSLTQGIPQDVAKKIVKAVKDGGFKKTQASIQGDEIRVTSPSRDELQAVIGALKAQDFGIELKFGNYRG